A region from the Mesorhizobium sp. J8 genome encodes:
- a CDS encoding FUSC family protein: protein MTLPSWQDWLFSIKAFLASMLALYIALSFDLPRPYWAMAAVYVVANPLAGATSSKGLYRALGTLIGAAASVVVLPTFVNSPLLMSIVVALWTGVLLYISMLDRTPRSYVFMLAGYSLPLIALPAVDAPQTIFDIASARSQEIILGIVCASVVAQLVFPIGLSSLMSSRISNWLGDAAAWAGEILRGEGAARPAAPVRQKLASDISGFDILISQLGYDHQTHGLTRQARQLRGRLMLLLPLLSSLDDRLHELRSQDRVLRDDLVALLDDVGAWLQAVADPGRAVALRSRIADLRPPAYAVDWRSLILDSALARLREIVDAWHDCLVLKKQIASSESGGEKLAFRRRRTFSRTRHHDYGMLFFYAASVIVAILIACALWIYSGWAEGSGFVLMVAVGCSFFAATDRPAPLLLSMFIWCTVSLMVTAAYQFAILPSIQSFPLLVLVLAPPFLVLGTLIPRPQLNMLAMLLTVNTASFIALSDRFSADFTSFAGGGLAALAGVGFALVWTLVIRPFGGEISARRLVHAGWSDLAQLAAGERAEDQRRLAGRMLDRLGQLVPRLASMENKELSAIDGYAEIRLGLNIVELQRLRGRLTSDEGEAIGDVLSAIADLFKERLRLGEPVPASPGLRERIDAALATVAGRQATPARRSADALVGLRRALFRNAAPPVYSTVPAPMLLVAE from the coding sequence ATGACGCTTCCCTCCTGGCAGGACTGGCTGTTTTCGATCAAGGCGTTCCTCGCCTCGATGCTGGCGCTCTACATAGCGCTGTCCTTCGACCTGCCGCGGCCTTATTGGGCCATGGCGGCCGTCTATGTCGTGGCCAATCCGCTTGCCGGCGCAACTTCGTCCAAGGGGCTCTACCGTGCGCTCGGCACGCTGATCGGCGCCGCTGCATCCGTCGTCGTGTTGCCGACCTTCGTCAATTCGCCGCTGTTGATGAGCATCGTCGTGGCCTTGTGGACCGGGGTGCTGCTCTACATCTCGATGCTCGATCGCACGCCGCGCAGCTATGTCTTCATGCTGGCCGGCTATTCGCTGCCGCTGATCGCCCTGCCGGCCGTCGACGCACCCCAAACGATCTTCGATATCGCCTCGGCCCGCAGCCAGGAGATCATCCTCGGCATCGTCTGCGCCAGCGTGGTCGCGCAGCTGGTGTTTCCGATAGGGCTGTCTTCGCTGATGTCGTCGCGCATTTCCAACTGGCTGGGCGACGCCGCTGCCTGGGCCGGTGAGATCCTGCGAGGCGAGGGCGCGGCCAGGCCGGCAGCTCCGGTCCGGCAGAAGCTGGCATCCGACATTTCCGGGTTCGACATCCTCATCAGCCAGCTTGGATACGATCACCAGACGCACGGGCTTACGCGGCAGGCGCGGCAATTGCGCGGGCGTCTCATGCTGCTGCTTCCGTTGCTCTCGTCGCTCGATGACCGGCTTCACGAACTGAGATCGCAGGATCGTGTGCTGCGCGACGATCTCGTCGCTCTGCTCGACGACGTCGGCGCATGGCTGCAGGCCGTCGCCGATCCGGGACGCGCCGTCGCGCTGCGCTCGCGCATCGCCGATTTGCGTCCGCCTGCCTATGCCGTCGACTGGCGGAGCCTGATTCTCGACAGCGCGCTCGCCCGGCTGCGCGAGATCGTCGATGCCTGGCACGATTGCCTCGTCCTGAAGAAGCAGATCGCAAGCAGCGAATCCGGCGGCGAAAAGCTCGCCTTCCGGCGGCGGCGCACTTTCTCGCGCACCCGCCATCACGATTATGGAATGCTGTTCTTCTATGCCGCTTCGGTGATCGTCGCCATCCTGATCGCCTGCGCCCTGTGGATCTATTCGGGCTGGGCCGAAGGCTCCGGATTCGTGCTCATGGTGGCGGTCGGATGCTCGTTCTTCGCAGCGACTGACCGGCCAGCGCCGCTGCTGTTGTCGATGTTCATCTGGTGCACGGTGAGCCTTATGGTCACCGCGGCCTATCAATTCGCCATCCTGCCTTCGATCCAGAGCTTTCCCTTGCTGGTTCTCGTGCTGGCGCCGCCGTTCCTTGTGCTCGGCACTCTCATTCCAAGGCCCCAACTCAACATGCTGGCGATGCTGCTCACCGTTAACACCGCGTCGTTCATCGCGCTCAGCGACAGGTTTTCCGCCGATTTCACCTCCTTCGCGGGCGGAGGGCTCGCCGCGCTCGCCGGCGTCGGTTTCGCGCTTGTATGGACGCTGGTGATCCGGCCGTTCGGCGGTGAGATCTCCGCCCGGCGATTGGTGCATGCCGGCTGGTCGGACCTTGCCCAGCTCGCCGCCGGCGAGCGCGCCGAGGACCAGCGGAGGCTTGCCGGGCGCATGCTCGATCGCCTCGGGCAGCTCGTTCCCCGGCTGGCATCCATGGAAAACAAGGAATTGTCGGCGATCGACGGCTATGCGGAAATCAGGCTGGGCCTCAACATCGTGGAGCTGCAGCGGCTGCGCGGCCGGCTTACATCCGACGAGGGCGAGGCGATCGGCGATGTGCTGTCCGCCATCGCCGATCTGTTCAAGGAACGCCTCAGGCTCGGCGAGCCCGTTCCGGCGTCGCCGGGGTTGCGCGAACGCATCGACGCGGCGCTTGCCACCGTCGCGGGCCGTCAGGCCACGCCGGCTCGCCGATCCGCCGACGCGCTGGTCGGGCTGCGTCGCGCGCTGTTCCGAAACGCGGCGCCACCTGTTTATTCGACAGTGCCGGCACCGATGCTCCTGGTAGCGGAGTAG
- a CDS encoding cupin domain-containing protein gives MTEIFSHAGEKAWEPTADGNRRRVLVHTDELMMVEFAFDKGGVGALHSHPHVQASYVAEGRFEVTIDGRSELVETGSSFIVPSNLVHGVKALEAGRLVDSFAPCRADFLG, from the coding sequence ATGACCGAAATCTTTTCCCATGCGGGCGAAAAAGCCTGGGAGCCGACGGCGGACGGTAACAGGCGGCGCGTGCTGGTGCACACCGACGAACTGATGATGGTCGAGTTCGCCTTCGACAAGGGCGGCGTCGGGGCGCTGCATTCGCATCCGCATGTCCAGGCGAGCTACGTCGCCGAGGGCCGCTTCGAGGTCACCATCGACGGCCGGTCGGAGCTTGTCGAAACAGGAAGCAGCTTCATCGTGCCGTCCAATCTCGTGCACGGCGTCAAGGCGCTGGAGGCCGGCCGCCTGGTCGACAGCTTCGCGCCGTGCCGTGCCGATTTCCTGGGCTGA
- a CDS encoding MFS transporter — protein sequence MSVALDAVPITSPANPRSRVILASLIGTTIEFYDFYVYATAAVLVFPHLFFPAGNDTTALLASFAVFGAAMIARPLGAIFFGHLGDRRGRKITLVGALLTMGLATFLIGLLPTYASAGWLAPALLVVLRLAQGFALGGEWSGAALVATENAPKGKRAVYGTFPQLGAPIGFIIANGLFLIIAAILPSDDPSRPSLAFLSWGWRIPFLFSLIMVAIGLWVRLNLVESAAFDNTVRAGKVRKVPLASVVGTHWKELVLGTFYMLATYVLFYLMTTFSLSYGRAAPTASVPGLGYDYTTFVLMMIIGVVFFGVFTMVSGPWADRWGRRRTLIWITIAIALFGLSWVPMLHAGGAGVMAWLVAGFSLMGMTFGPMGALLPELFPANVRYTGSGISYNVSSILGAAVAPFIAVALWSMGGGPFWVGVYLSAMAMLTLVALLIGRETKDVDINR from the coding sequence ATGTCCGTTGCTCTCGACGCAGTGCCAATAACTTCCCCCGCCAATCCGCGTTCCAGGGTGATCCTTGCCAGCCTGATCGGCACCACCATCGAGTTCTACGATTTCTATGTCTATGCCACGGCGGCGGTGCTCGTGTTCCCGCATTTGTTCTTTCCCGCCGGCAACGACACGACGGCGCTGCTTGCCTCTTTCGCGGTGTTTGGCGCCGCCATGATCGCGCGCCCGCTGGGCGCGATCTTCTTCGGCCATCTCGGCGACCGGCGTGGCCGCAAGATCACGCTGGTCGGCGCACTGCTCACCATGGGGCTGGCGACATTCCTGATCGGTCTGCTCCCGACTTACGCGAGCGCCGGATGGCTGGCGCCGGCCCTGCTGGTCGTGCTGCGCCTGGCCCAGGGCTTCGCGCTCGGCGGGGAGTGGAGCGGCGCGGCGCTGGTCGCGACCGAGAACGCGCCGAAAGGCAAGCGCGCCGTCTACGGCACTTTCCCGCAGCTGGGCGCGCCGATCGGCTTCATCATCGCCAACGGCCTGTTCCTGATCATCGCCGCCATACTGCCGTCGGACGATCCCTCGCGGCCGTCGCTGGCCTTCCTTTCCTGGGGCTGGCGCATCCCGTTCCTGTTTTCGCTGATCATGGTGGCCATCGGCCTCTGGGTGCGGCTGAACCTGGTCGAGAGCGCAGCCTTCGACAACACCGTGCGCGCCGGCAAGGTCAGGAAGGTACCCTTGGCGTCGGTCGTCGGCACGCATTGGAAAGAGCTCGTCCTCGGCACGTTCTACATGCTTGCCACCTACGTCCTGTTCTACCTGATGACGACGTTTTCACTAAGCTACGGCCGCGCCGCGCCTACGGCCTCCGTGCCCGGCCTTGGCTACGATTACACGACCTTCGTGCTGATGATGATCATCGGCGTGGTCTTCTTCGGCGTCTTCACCATGGTCTCCGGTCCGTGGGCCGACCGTTGGGGCCGGCGCCGGACGCTGATCTGGATAACCATCGCCATCGCACTCTTCGGGCTCTCCTGGGTGCCGATGCTGCATGCCGGCGGCGCCGGCGTCATGGCGTGGCTCGTCGCCGGCTTCAGCCTGATGGGCATGACCTTCGGTCCGATGGGCGCGCTGCTGCCGGAGCTCTTCCCGGCCAATGTGCGCTACACCGGCTCTGGCATCTCCTACAACGTGTCGTCGATCCTCGGCGCCGCGGTGGCGCCCTTCATCGCCGTGGCGCTCTGGAGCATGGGCGGCGGACCTTTCTGGGTCGGCGTCTACCTCTCGGCCATGGCGATGCTCACGCTGGTTGCCCTGCTGATCGGGCGCGAGACCAAGGATGTCGACATCAACCGCTAG
- a CDS encoding MarR family winged helix-turn-helix transcriptional regulator: MENERSRSRETIGQIITNVARLWRRTANERLDRCGLSHAMAMPLLALWQLGGEARQGAVAEQAGLEGPSVVRLIDLLVAEGLVARREDPSDRRAKIVSLTNDGEARMKTINTVLAELRHELVSLIGDEELETASAVLRQIQAELANKLGES, from the coding sequence ATGGAAAATGAACGGTCCAGAAGCCGCGAAACGATCGGCCAGATCATAACCAATGTGGCGCGTCTCTGGCGCCGTACCGCCAACGAGCGGCTGGATCGCTGCGGCTTGTCCCACGCCATGGCCATGCCGCTCCTGGCGCTGTGGCAGTTGGGCGGCGAAGCCCGCCAGGGGGCCGTCGCCGAACAGGCCGGCCTCGAAGGTCCTTCCGTGGTGCGTCTCATCGATCTCCTGGTGGCGGAAGGCCTGGTCGCCAGGCGGGAGGACCCAAGCGACCGCCGGGCCAAGATCGTGTCGCTGACCAACGACGGCGAGGCGCGGATGAAGACCATCAACACCGTGCTCGCCGAGCTCCGGCACGAGCTGGTTTCGCTCATCGGCGACGAAGAGCTCGAGACCGCCTCCGCGGTGCTGCGCCAGATCCAGGCGGAGCTCGCCAACAAGCTCGGCGAGAGCTGA
- a CDS encoding HlyD family secretion protein: MKYRLLRLTGRVLVTAAVVAVACVAAWKLWDDNMNAPWTRDAHVRADVVGVTPDVSGLVAEVLVKDNQVVKKGDVLFEVDRQRFAVALAQAQAVVEGRQATLDQARRNLERLKRLTASAVSVQQIEEAQSSLAEAESESLQASAARDLAQLNLDRAQVRAPVNGIITNLSLRPGDYVTTGAATMALVDTDTVRIDGYFEETKLPRIEVGAKATIRPMGWKSSLSGHVASIAAGIEDRERTSGTLLADINPTFTWVRLAQRVPVHIALDGDAVTKARLVVGTSATVTIDRARDD, from the coding sequence ATGAAATACCGTCTTCTTCGACTGACCGGCAGGGTCCTCGTCACGGCTGCCGTCGTCGCCGTCGCCTGCGTTGCCGCCTGGAAGCTTTGGGACGACAACATGAATGCCCCATGGACGCGCGACGCGCATGTGCGCGCCGATGTCGTGGGCGTCACGCCCGACGTTTCGGGCCTCGTGGCGGAGGTCCTGGTCAAGGATAACCAGGTGGTGAAGAAGGGCGATGTGCTGTTCGAGGTCGACCGCCAGCGCTTTGCCGTCGCGCTTGCGCAGGCGCAGGCAGTGGTCGAAGGCCGGCAGGCGACGCTCGACCAGGCGAGGAGAAATCTGGAACGTCTCAAGCGGCTGACGGCGTCGGCGGTCAGCGTCCAGCAGATCGAGGAGGCGCAATCGAGCCTGGCCGAGGCGGAGTCGGAAAGCCTGCAGGCAAGTGCCGCGCGCGACCTGGCGCAACTCAACCTCGACCGCGCGCAAGTCAGGGCACCGGTCAACGGCATCATCACCAATCTCAGCCTTCGCCCCGGAGACTATGTCACGACGGGCGCGGCCACGATGGCGCTGGTCGACACCGATACCGTCCGCATCGACGGCTATTTCGAGGAGACGAAGCTGCCGCGCATCGAGGTGGGCGCCAAGGCTACGATCCGACCGATGGGATGGAAATCGTCGCTTTCGGGCCATGTCGCAAGCATAGCCGCCGGCATCGAGGACCGCGAGCGCACCTCCGGGACGCTGCTGGCGGACATCAATCCGACCTTCACCTGGGTGCGGCTGGCGCAGCGCGTTCCCGTGCATATCGCGCTGGACGGCGATGCCGTCACGAAGGCAAGGCTGGTGGTCGGAACGTCGGCGACGGTGACCATCGACCGGGCGAGGGACGACTGA
- a CDS encoding DUF1656 domain-containing protein, with amino-acid sequence MQNDISIGGVYLPGLLVTMLAAFVVARIVWQVLSWTGLYSLVWHRALFNLALYILILGAMSSLSNRLFS; translated from the coding sequence ATGCAGAACGACATCAGTATTGGCGGCGTCTATCTGCCGGGACTTCTGGTCACGATGCTCGCGGCCTTCGTCGTGGCGCGGATCGTCTGGCAGGTTTTGTCATGGACCGGCCTCTATTCGCTCGTCTGGCACCGGGCGCTTTTCAACCTCGCGCTTTACATCCTCATCCTCGGGGCAATGTCCTCGCTCTCAAATCGGCTGTTCTCATGA
- the uxaC gene encoding glucuronate isomerase produces MAALTDPDLLFAAEGRPLSLARALYAGVKDLPIVSPHGHTDPRWYALNEPFPDPAQLLIVPDHYIFRMLFSQGVRLEELGVASLGGSPVETDGRAIWRRFAEHYHLFRGTPTRLWLDHVLEHLFGIEESLSTASADRTYHTIAALLRRDDYRPRALFERFNIEVIATTEGALDDLKWHRAIRDSGWDGRVVTAYRPDAVVDPDFEGFASNLDRLGEITGCDTASWAGYLEAHRKRRAYFKEFGATSSDHGHPTAETANLSDAAAEELFNRIRRGSEDGRERKLFRAQMLTEMAKMSRDDGLVMQIHPGSWRNHSPSVFQKFGRDKGFDIPTRTDYVTALKPLLDCVGLERDLTIILFTLDETSYARELAPLAGVYPALKLGPAWWFHDSPEGMRRFREMTTETAGFYNTVGFNDDTRAFPSIPARHDVARRVDCAFLARLVAERRLREDEAHEVAGELAYTLAKKAYRL; encoded by the coding sequence GTGGCCGCATTGACCGATCCGGATCTGCTGTTTGCCGCCGAGGGGCGCCCGCTTTCGCTCGCGCGCGCCCTTTACGCCGGCGTCAAAGACCTGCCCATCGTCAGCCCGCATGGTCATACCGACCCGCGCTGGTATGCGCTCAACGAGCCGTTTCCGGATCCCGCGCAGCTGCTGATCGTGCCCGACCACTACATTTTCCGCATGCTGTTCAGCCAGGGCGTGCGGCTGGAAGAGCTCGGCGTGGCGAGCCTCGGCGGCTCGCCGGTCGAGACCGACGGCCGCGCGATCTGGCGGCGCTTCGCCGAGCATTATCATCTCTTTCGCGGCACACCGACGCGGCTCTGGCTCGACCACGTGCTCGAGCATCTGTTCGGCATCGAAGAGTCGCTTTCCACGGCCAGCGCCGACCGCACCTACCATACGATCGCCGCGCTGCTGCGACGCGACGACTATCGTCCGCGCGCGCTGTTCGAGCGATTCAACATCGAGGTGATCGCGACGACCGAAGGCGCGCTCGACGACCTCAAATGGCATCGGGCGATCCGCGACAGCGGCTGGGACGGCCGCGTCGTCACCGCCTACCGGCCGGACGCCGTGGTCGATCCCGATTTCGAGGGGTTTGCGTCCAATCTCGATCGGCTCGGCGAGATCACCGGATGCGACACCGCCAGCTGGGCCGGTTATCTCGAGGCGCACCGGAAGCGTCGCGCCTATTTCAAGGAATTCGGCGCCACCTCGTCCGATCACGGCCATCCAACCGCCGAGACCGCCAATCTCTCCGACGCGGCGGCGGAGGAGCTGTTCAACCGCATCCGCCGTGGCTCGGAGGACGGCCGCGAGCGAAAACTGTTCCGCGCCCAGATGCTCACCGAAATGGCCAAGATGAGTCGTGACGACGGCCTTGTGATGCAGATCCATCCCGGGTCATGGCGCAATCATTCGCCTTCCGTTTTCCAGAAGTTCGGGCGCGACAAGGGCTTCGATATCCCTACCCGCACCGATTATGTGACGGCGCTGAAGCCGCTGCTCGACTGCGTCGGGCTGGAGCGCGACCTCACGATCATCCTGTTCACGCTGGACGAGACCAGCTACGCGCGCGAGCTGGCGCCGCTTGCCGGCGTCTATCCGGCGCTGAAGCTCGGACCGGCCTGGTGGTTCCACGACAGCCCGGAAGGCATGCGCCGCTTCCGCGAGATGACGACGGAAACGGCCGGCTTCTACAACACCGTCGGCTTCAACGACGACACCCGCGCCTTCCCCTCGATCCCGGCGCGCCATGACGTCGCGCGCCGCGTCGACTGCGCCTTCCTGGCGCGCCTCGTCGCCGAGCGTCGACTGCGCGAGGACGAGGCGCATGAGGTGGCCGGGGAGTTGGCCTATACGCTTGCCAAGAAAGCATATCGCCTGTGA
- a CDS encoding sulfotransferase, producing the protein MESFEDTFVWPREARHTKFYLLDRQENNLVIKRDYRAFAHLAKLPADIGLIYCVRHPLDVLTSVHPQTMKERRFHTTADRWVLEYDALLSLRKAQPARDILYLRYEDTIADPDAVQQRIASRFGLRPRVPVTGDGGRPIHSRSLRKWERNEDYRAYLQRALSPAALAPMQAFCREFGYDMPDWVRSDLSG; encoded by the coding sequence ATGGAAAGCTTCGAGGATACTTTCGTCTGGCCGCGCGAGGCGCGGCACACGAAATTCTATCTGCTGGATCGCCAGGAAAACAATCTGGTCATCAAGCGCGACTACCGGGCCTTCGCCCATCTTGCGAAACTGCCCGCCGACATCGGTCTCATCTATTGCGTTCGGCACCCCTTGGATGTGCTCACCAGCGTGCATCCGCAGACCATGAAGGAGCGTCGATTCCATACCACGGCCGACCGCTGGGTCCTGGAATACGACGCCCTGCTGAGCTTGCGAAAGGCGCAGCCGGCGCGGGATATTCTTTACCTGCGCTACGAAGACACGATCGCCGATCCGGACGCCGTGCAACAACGGATCGCAAGCCGGTTCGGGCTTCGCCCGAGAGTGCCGGTGACCGGGGACGGGGGGCGCCCCATCCACTCACGCTCGCTGCGCAAGTGGGAGCGCAACGAAGACTATCGTGCCTATCTTCAACGAGCGCTGTCGCCGGCCGCGCTCGCGCCCATGCAAGCCTTCTGTCGCGAATTCGGCTATGACATGCCCGACTGGGTTCGATCCGACTTATCCGGCTGA
- the recQ gene encoding DNA helicase RecQ — translation MTPQAASIRAEDHKRRVLKDVFGFDDFRPGQATVIEALLSGRHVLAVMPTGAGKSLCYQVPALVKGGLTIVVSPLVALMQDQVAALRLAGVAADTINSSLDRETNVAAWRRVASGQTRLLYLAPERLMTERMLDALSRLDVGLIAIDEAHCISQWGPAFRREYEDLSRLRGLFPQVPIIALTATADEATRADIEARLFAGRAETLVLGFDRPNIKLAIEAKQDSKRQLLRFIERHQGKSGIIYCLSRRKTEEMAAFLEKNGVRALAYHAGMSKEAREANQNAFMSLSGVVMVATIAFGMGIDKPDVAYVFHTDLPGSLEAYYQEIGRAGRDGRAAEAHMLYGAGDIRTRRMFIDEEDTSPEHKRRAHRRLDTLIGYCETAQCRRQVLLGYFGEEAQACGNCDNCLDRAPRADGSAEARIILAAVAQSGERFGAAHVIDILLGHETEKVLARGHQKLESFRTGIMHRKPVWLSLVRQLVAGGFLMPDPDGHGGLVISESGRALGRGEVAFEYRVEGRDRLARGRKRAAQGFAMDGEGVDASLLATLKTLRLRLAKERQVPAYVVFSDRTLIDMAERRPRDLDDFAEVTGVGAAKLKEFGEVFLAAIAAHQADGSD, via the coding sequence GTGACCCCACAGGCAGCGAGCATCCGGGCCGAGGACCACAAGCGGCGCGTCCTGAAGGACGTGTTCGGCTTCGACGATTTCCGCCCCGGACAGGCGACAGTGATCGAGGCGCTGCTCTCCGGACGGCATGTGTTGGCGGTGATGCCGACAGGCGCCGGCAAATCGCTCTGCTATCAGGTTCCGGCGCTGGTCAAGGGCGGGCTCACCATCGTGGTGTCGCCGCTGGTGGCGCTGATGCAGGACCAGGTTGCCGCCTTGCGTCTTGCCGGCGTGGCCGCCGACACTATCAATTCCTCGCTCGACCGCGAGACCAATGTCGCGGCCTGGCGCCGCGTGGCCTCCGGGCAGACGCGGCTGCTCTATCTGGCGCCGGAGCGGCTGATGACGGAGCGGATGCTGGACGCGCTGTCGCGGCTCGATGTCGGCCTGATCGCCATCGACGAGGCGCACTGCATCTCGCAATGGGGTCCGGCCTTCCGGCGCGAATATGAGGACCTGTCGCGGCTGCGCGGGCTCTTCCCGCAAGTGCCGATCATCGCGCTGACGGCGACGGCGGACGAGGCGACGCGCGCCGATATCGAGGCGCGGCTGTTCGCCGGGCGGGCCGAAACCCTCGTGCTGGGCTTCGACCGACCCAACATCAAGCTGGCGATAGAGGCCAAGCAGGACAGCAAGCGCCAGCTGCTGCGCTTCATCGAGCGCCACCAGGGCAAGAGCGGCATCATCTATTGCCTGTCGCGCCGCAAGACGGAGGAAATGGCGGCTTTCCTGGAAAAGAACGGCGTGCGCGCGCTGGCCTACCATGCCGGCATGAGCAAGGAGGCGCGGGAGGCGAACCAGAACGCCTTCATGAGCCTGTCGGGCGTCGTCATGGTGGCGACCATCGCCTTCGGCATGGGCATCGACAAGCCCGATGTCGCCTATGTCTTCCACACCGACCTGCCGGGCAGCCTGGAGGCCTATTACCAGGAGATCGGCCGCGCCGGGCGCGACGGACGGGCGGCGGAAGCGCATATGCTCTACGGCGCCGGCGACATCCGCACGCGCCGGATGTTCATCGACGAGGAGGATACCTCGCCCGAGCACAAAAGACGGGCGCACCGCCGGCTCGACACGCTGATCGGCTATTGCGAGACGGCGCAGTGCCGGCGCCAGGTGCTGCTCGGTTATTTCGGCGAGGAGGCGCAAGCCTGCGGCAATTGCGACAATTGCCTTGACCGGGCGCCGCGCGCCGACGGCAGCGCCGAGGCGCGGATCATCCTGGCGGCGGTCGCGCAGAGCGGCGAGCGCTTCGGCGCCGCCCATGTCATCGACATCCTGCTCGGCCACGAGACCGAAAAGGTGCTGGCGAGAGGCCATCAGAAGCTCGAAAGCTTCAGGACCGGCATCATGCACAGGAAGCCGGTCTGGCTGTCGCTCGTCCGGCAACTTGTCGCCGGCGGCTTCCTGATGCCCGATCCCGACGGCCATGGCGGTCTCGTCATCTCGGAAAGCGGCCGTGCGCTCGGGCGTGGCGAGGTTGCGTTCGAGTATCGTGTCGAGGGCCGGGACCGTCTCGCGCGCGGCAGGAAGCGTGCCGCGCAAGGCTTCGCCATGGATGGCGAGGGCGTCGATGCGTCGCTCCTGGCGACGCTCAAGACGCTGCGGCTGCGGCTCGCCAAGGAACGCCAGGTGCCGGCCTATGTGGTGTTCTCCGACCGCACGCTGATCGACATGGCCGAGCGCCGCCCGCGCGACCTCGACGATTTCGCCGAAGTGACCGGCGTGGGCGCCGCCAAGCTCAAGGAGTTCGGCGAGGTGTTTTTAGCTGCGATTGCGGCGCATCAGGCCGATGGGTCGGACTGA
- a CDS encoding LysE family translocator gives MIDPATLITYVAVVFGFVFIPGPATLLTVARATSSGTKVGIATGAGVAAGDVIHTIMAIVGISAIIAASAMLFSIVKYIGAAYLVYLGIRAILEKAPAGLAGRTLPISAGKAFRQAILTEVLNPKTALFFLAFLPQFVHPQGGFVMLQLMLLGIIFVLLGLFSTVVFAVSAGGLGSFLRRHPAVLKWQGKVVGGIYCALGIRLALQQR, from the coding sequence ATGATCGATCCCGCCACGCTCATCACCTACGTAGCCGTCGTGTTCGGCTTCGTCTTCATTCCGGGGCCGGCGACTCTGCTCACCGTCGCGCGGGCGACGAGCTCGGGCACGAAGGTCGGCATCGCCACCGGCGCCGGCGTCGCCGCGGGCGATGTGATCCACACCATCATGGCCATCGTCGGCATCTCGGCCATCATCGCCGCTTCGGCGATGCTGTTCAGCATCGTCAAATATATCGGCGCGGCCTATCTCGTTTACCTCGGCATCCGCGCCATTCTCGAAAAGGCGCCGGCCGGGCTGGCGGGCAGGACGCTGCCCATCTCGGCGGGCAAGGCCTTCCGGCAGGCGATCCTGACCGAAGTGCTCAATCCGAAGACCGCACTGTTTTTCCTGGCCTTCCTGCCGCAATTCGTGCACCCGCAAGGCGGTTTCGTGATGCTGCAGCTGATGCTGCTCGGCATCATCTTCGTCCTGCTTGGGCTCTTCAGCACCGTCGTCTTCGCCGTCAGCGCGGGCGGCCTGGGTTCCTTCCTGCGCCGCCATCCGGCGGTGCTGAAATGGCAGGGCAAGGTGGTTGGCGGCATCTATTGCGCGCTCGGCATACGCCTGGCGCTGCAGCAGCGCTGA